The genomic segment TCAGATTCGTTGGCATGTGTGGGATCATTGACCTGTTGTATGACCCAGTTTGGGCCAAGGTGTAGCCATCAGACAGAAAGCTGCCATATTCTTTTTTTGAAAGAACAGGCTTTGTCCTAGAAACCCTTAAAACAAAACCCATATGtcttcagttgttttcaaataGTCGATACCAGCTATCATACTGACTGAGCCTTGCATTGCATTGGTCTGACCTGTCCAGGAATTTCACCCCATATTTAATCTCCATACTTAGTTTGTCAAATGACTGCAGAGAGCCCTAAACAAAACTGGACTAAACAAACACTTGCTGCCTTCAGCCGATAAATGTGGTTATGAGATGATGAGGAGAGGTTTTTTCACTGTTCATGCCAGACTGGAAAAAACAAGTAATACAGTGAGAAAGGCTGGCATGATGTGAGACCAGCTTGATCCGTGATCTCTGCTGCGGTCTCGTAAAACTTCCCTAAATTCATAGATTTATAGTTGATCTCCAGCCAGGCAAAGAAATCTTTAAACACCTGTGTTTAGAAATGTTTGGCAATAAACATCAAGTGTGGTGGTCTAAGCTGTTTGAGACAAGAAGCAGATGTTAAAAgaatgatttagaaaaacagtataTGTTAAAAGCAATGGGTATTCCTGCATTCAGATTTAGTGAGTTAAGAGGAGATTTTACACAGCATCGTAGGAGCTGTTCCTCAGCAAGTGTTTACATAACTGAGCCACTGCTGCCTGTCCTTATGTGGTCATGTGCTTCAGCTGAGCTATCCAGGAAAAAACAGACCTCCCTGACCTCAGATGAAAAAGGGCTAAGGATGGAGTGAAGAAGAGCTCTCACTCACTCCGATCTCTTTGTGCAACAGCAAGGAGATTCCTCAATCAGATTGTGTAATCATTCATTAAGCAGCAGGTTGTAAGAATGCATTTTCATGAAGCCTGCTTTTGGAGATATGAACCAAACTGTACGCAAACCTATTTCACACTAAAGGATTAGGAAATTGGGGAaattaggcttttttttttttttttacacttaatACCAGTGAAACCTTGAGCGGGTCCTGTGGGGATTACACTGCCAGATTTTTGAGAGCAAGTCCTTATACGACTAATAAACGCATAACATCCGCATTGAACCGAAGCCAGAAAATGAGCCATAGTTTGAATTCTACTTGTGATGGCAGCTGCACCAATCTGATTGCCTTGTTAGGAAAAATTGAGGAAGGAAGAAGTGCCACATGTAACTTAGCAAGGCAGAGCAGAAGAAGGAGGAGCAGATGAACAACAGTGTGTCAGACTGGTGAAAACAGCCTCAGAAACAGTGTTGGCTTTACCATGGGCACCCAGTAAACAGAACTGTTTCCAGTTTTATTAGCTTGCCTGGATCAACATCATCAGAAGTATACACACGCAAGCCACCTGCATGAGCTCACTGCTAGAGCGTATAAATGATAATGCTAATGTCAGCCAAGAAAATCATAATTAGCAGACTCTTCACACTCCTCACTGCCTTCTCTTCCTTTCCACTTTCTGCCACAGCATCACTCCTTCAGAGCGGGCTAGTTGACTACAGTAGGAAAATCTGAGCTACACCAGTGCAAATGACACTACactacacacacataaactcaTAAAAAAATCTTCCGCATTCACTCACCTTTCCCTACTTCAGCCAGTCCTCCCTCTCTACAGTGTTAACTCTTTACACAACATCTCAGAGCTCCAGGCAACCAAGAGCATCTTCCTTGTTTTCAAAATGACCAAATCAAATGTGGAAATGggttatttttcttaaataacaGTACTTGGAAACATTACTGCCTATTAGGACATATTGTTACTATCGATGCTTTAATTCATATGTATTACGATTACATTTAGTGAGTCCTACCCAAGTGGCCTATCTCTTCACACAATAGCATCACACGATAAAGcaaatgtgtgaaattattGATGGGGGGACTAATTTGAGTCTTTGCTTTTCGTGGAACATcaggtaattttttttaaatctttctgtGGACCTGCAGAGATTTTTACAGGAAAAGTGTTTGGATCTAGTGCAATTACTTGTTTGCATATTCAAgcattttttaatttgaaataaacCTAGTGGGCTGTGATTTCTGAATGCGGGGGAATGGAGAGCACATATTTCCAGAAACATAATGAAGCAGAAGTAGCAGAAACTATCTGATCTGACTATCTCAGCTATCCTAAATTCTTCCTTCTGTACAGCACGTGGCTTAATGTGCTTACTTACATTTCACCACTGTGAACATCTGCCAAATGTTGAGTGTCTGCCAATAATGCAAATGTGTTCCTGTTTACTTTGACTTcctgctgcacacagctgtaaCACATATTACATTGGTACAATTATTGCATCAACCTGACTCCACGGCTTTTTCTCTCCCAGGAACACACTGCCAATTCAGATTGGGCTGGCTTCATGGAAAATTAAAGCCAGAGTTTCCCCGGCAGAGAGAGACTGACACTTGTTGAAATGCGAGCAAAAGAATCCAAACATCCACCAGAGGCATTCGCTGCTGGCAACAGTGCAATAATAATGAGTGTATCTGTAGTGTTGCGTGACATTACTGTACGTGCTTCTAAACAGACAGGATCCCATTGTGTTTGGgtatttttcccccctcttttctttctttccctttaAATGTGCCTGTCACACAGAGTTCAGCTCAGTCTGATGCACTGACATAAGCAGTCAAACTACGCCCGTGAGAATAAGCCACttaggcagaaaaaaaataacaggaaaTTACAGAAGGAATGCTTCAATCCAAAAGTCTTTTCCAGAAAATGTGGTCAGACTCTGAGCGCTTCAGAGCAAATACTTGCCTCGCTTTCACAAGCCAACAAATAAGCTGCGATAAGTGTCTGAAGAATTAGACAAATACACATTAGTAAATGAACTATTAGACTGTTGATCATAtaatgatgtttttttgtttaactgTTAGTATCCCAACAGCAGATGTCCAAACATATATGCTGCTataatatatatctatatatatctatcgtTCAAAGTCaaaaaatctaataaattaACTGACAAATTCTTCAGCTAAATGTCTGAACTCTTAAAAAGCTGCTTAATGATGCGTCCAGTTGTCTTAGATGAGTCAACAAATCAGCCTGGTCTAAGGATTAGTCATCAACATCTACAGAAAATACTATTCTTTCTTTGACTTTACAGAGGGGTCATACTATAAAGTCCCTTTACAGATAAGTAAAGAGTAAGATAAAAATGAACTAAGAGTTGTGATATTAAAGTTATTTAAAGCCACTGGAATAAAGTACCAAAAATTGCTACAATATCACAAAAAAGTATCACATTCAGTTTTTCCTGCAAAGGTGCACCGCTCTAGAAATAAAGCTTACTCTGTAGTTTTTTTCTGTAGGGGACGGAGACGATGGTGGCGATTCTGTCAGTGACTTCCTGGTGCGAGTCAGGTCCTTGGTGCGTGGGTAGTAGGATGACATCTCCCTCCTCTACCCCGGACAGGCAGATCAGCTTCTACTGTAACATTCACCGAGGCCACCACCAGATAACAgctgcacacacgcacagattCCCTCAAGCAACAGGGACACAGATGTCCATGACCGTGCTCCTGGGGAATCCTCAGcaacaacaggtgtgtgtgtgtgtgtgtgtgtttatatgtctgTTTGGTGTTTCAGTGCAGCCACAAATGTCCCAGAAGTGGACACAGTTGCTGCTAAATCTGGAAGGATTTCAAATGTGTGGTCACGCCTTCTTCAAATCTCAGGCAGTTAAACAACAAGcagataaaaatgttaaaaagaaccacaaaacaaaataatctcTGGAGAtctaaagaaaaagaacaattcAATGAAGAAAGCAAACGAATGAGTATCCCTTGTTCTGCTCTGTCAGCACTGAAGTCCGCTATGAAATGCACAAAAGTCCAAAACAAGACAAGAGAGAAAAAGTTTGTTCCCTTTGCTGCCTCTTCCTGAGTTCCCCAAAGTTATACACTCTCTGccatctccctccctctcctgctttcTCTCTTCTGCTCCTTTCACTATTTGGTCACCCTCTCGGTCCCTCTGCTTCCCCAACCCCCAGCCCCCTGCTTCTCCCGGCTCTCTTCAGCTTTGGCAGCTTTCTGTGGCAGCCTGCCAGAGGCTCTGCTATGGACAGACTCGGCACTGAGGGCTAAAAATTGTCCACCGATGTGAACAGGGATAAGAGGAGGTGGAGCACAAAGCCAGAGTCAGGAGGGGGCTGAAGCAATTTGTATCCTGGTAGGTCAACATGCAGTATCACCTGAGGAGCCATCAAGAACTGTAAAGTGTCAAGTAACTCTGTGCGCCCTACAGTGTGATGGAGAGGGGACGTTGCCAGTATTAGTGCTACACAGTGTTAACACAGAGCACTTGTGACACATCTCCTCTTCCTGAAACTGAAATCTTGTTTCATTTTGCCCACAGCCGTAttgattttagttttagttttataaACTTGCCTATTGATAGACAGGTTTATAAATAGtcaacattttattaaagaatAGTTGGACATTTTTGgggaaatataaattattgctTTCTTGTCAGAAGTTATTTGAAAAGACTAAATGAATTCTCAGACTTGTGTGAAGCTACAGCCAGCAGCTTGTTAACTTGGCATAGCAAAAACACTCGAATAAGAGAAAAACAGTTCGACTGGCTCTGTTCAAAGATTCTAAACCTGCTTCCCAGCATCTCTAAAACTCTCTAATTAACATGTTACGTcttattttgttaattttttttctctctggttgttaaacaaacaaaatttatGTTTTAACTAATGAGGCTCAGCAGGGACAGAACCAAACAGTGTTCCCTGCTTTTCCCTGCTAAGCTAAGGTAATCCGGCACTGGCTCTGACTTCATGTTGACCATACAGGTGGTATCAATCTTCTCACCTAATTCTTGGCAACGAAATGAACACGGGTGTTTcttaaaatgtcaaactgttcCTTTAAACAACCCAGCAGTAACCCCTTACTTTCATAGTCAGCTCAAGCTGGCTCATTGCTGTCTTCCTTTTATAGTGAGGTACGCAAGCACTTCACGGTTCTCTATACTCCCTCATCCTTGCTCAGGGCAAATAGATAGAAGGCAAGATAGGACTGCAAGAAACTGAGCACAGACACAGGGGAGAATCAAAGAGAAGTGGAGAAGCTGATGTGTTGTGGCTTTTGGTTTAAGGCTGGAAAGTCACCCAGACTAGAAATCTAACAGGTCTTAATTTTCCAACCCAAGTACCATTGCCTGCATCTCTAACTTTTACAGTGCTTGAATTTTAAGGACAAATACCATGGATTGTAAGTTCTAACAAAACTGATATTGGAATTAGGTATTAGTTAGAGTAGTCTAGCAGTATATTTACATTAAACATTCTAACTTGGAGACCCTCTGGAAATAAGACATTAAATTACACTGGCACTGGTTTTGGATAGTTGTGTTGAGAATCTAGCCCAGCTGGAGTTCCTTCTGTCTGATCCTCACCCTTAGCCTTAGGATATTCCATATGGGATGCTATGCTCATGCATTTTAGTAAAGTAGAAAATAAGTGGCTATCAAAGATCCCCTGAGTGATAGCAGAAATGTGGAAGTTAAGTTTGGACTACCACTCAGATCAAATTTCATAATGTATTCCAGGATAAAAAGAGGTATGTTTGAAGTGGCATTCTTGCTATCTCTGCTTGTCACCCTTAAGTACCAGAATCTCTATGTTGTCTCACTCTGCAcctgtctttttgtctgttgttggaaaaaatcataaaaagaaCTGTGGAAAATCTGTTCCGATAATCATGGAGTCACGCAGAGGTCGACTCTATCGATGGGCAGCCTGTCCAGCTTCTGGTAAAATCTCACTGCTCTGTATGATTATCACAGACAGATATAGTACCTGCTGAGATACTCTCGTATTACTGACAGATCTCTGTTTCAGATTCCAGCACAGGCTTACAGCCAAATCTCTGACCTGGAGTCAGCTCACATGGACACCACTTTCCATTCATACTGTATTACTAGGACATTCATAATCATCTATTATCAGGATACAGTCTTGTATAAGTCAAAGCCCTGTCATCTATGTGTCCACTTTGCTTCCATTTCTCAGATGGCTAGATTATCTAAAGTGAAACTTAATAAGTGAATTGCCAGATTTTACCCAGTAGGAGTAATTAGTGATTAAATTTGTCAGTGCTTTTGTCAGGGGTGTTTCACCGATAGCATGCAGGTGGAGGGAGAAGAGTAATAGTTAAGAATttaaaggagaaaggaaagcCAATCACTCTGAATCCAAGGGTAAGATTAAACTGAGACCGTCTCAGTTTTGCCCAATATGGTATGGAATGCTGAGACACCTCAGCCATGTGATGTGAAGAATCAAAATGACTTAAAGAGAGTGGGGGGTTGGCTATCCAGACTATCTTTCTGTGAGATATTATCCAGCACTTCTTGTTACGGTACTCTGTGAACACATGCTCGACATTTGTGATTGCAGTACTTCTTAAAATATTGCATCAGAGATCAGAGCGCAGCTGCCTTTGAAGCACACTCAGCTTTCAGGTCAGGGAGGAACAGAATATGAACATGAAACAATGGTGCCAACAGATATTGACTTACACACAATATTAAAATTAGAGTGGTGATGCATTTAATACCTCCATGGCATTGTAataaatgccaaaaaaaaaccatttagTAATTTTGTGAAGCATGAGAACTGATTATCacatttttaagtttaaaatcATTCTCAAGAAATTTCTATGTATCACACAGAAAAGCTTTGTAAATACTGGCCTCCTCTGGAACAAGCTATGGATGGAAAAATAGATTAGATAATCCTTTGACTCCATCTAGTGGTAGATGGTTAAAATCTTTTGTGAAACCACCATTCGCctcttggtgtgtgtgtgtgtgttattaaaattaaagtgcATAGATGTTTTCCACCTACCTTTGCAATGTAGTCTGAGCCTTCAGTGTCAAAGCAGGGCCGTCTTTGTTGATGCTTAGCAGCAAAAGTCAGCTGTGCTGAATCTGCAATGTTCTGATTTTCATCTCTCCACCATCTCTCGCCAACTGGACATATAAAggaagtgtgtgtttttattattatactaGATCAATACTAATAATGGAAAATAAAGACATGCTTTATGATTAACAAACTGAAGGCCTAATGTTCAGATTGAGGTCTTCGTGATTCTGAGCTCTCAGAGCTCAAAAACTTCTTAAAAATTATCAactgaaaaccaaaaaaagtgatttaattCCTTTAATAGTGTCTTAAAACACAATTCATGTgctctgtgtctgcattttgtaacacagccactcccaacccccccccccccccacacacacacacacacacaaacacacaaaacagccTTCCATGAAAAGTTTTCTACCAAACTGTACTACTGTACTGTgcaagtaaagtttatttatattgtgCTTTTTATAAACATATAAGTCACACAGCACTGCACAACAGTTAAAACCAAATGAAACAGAATTAATATCAATAGAGACGTATGTTAAAATAGAATCAAAAATAGATAACAACATAAATAACAAAAGAATGTCAAGTGGAGGCCTGATTAAACAGATAATAGTTACAGGGTAACTTTTATCAAATACTTCACTACCTACAAAGTACATTTTAACAAGTTATgtttacttaaaaacaaaaaacaacagtttttgttaagATGTTTGAAATGACATTGAAAGAACAGTCCTGAACATCAAAAACTGTCCAGAAATCATTAGGTGGACTAACAGTCTGGATCATAGTGACCTGCTGCTagcacattttttgttgttgttgtattatATTTCATGGAACCCAGAACAAAACATATGGATCATGAAGCACAACAGAACACGACAATCAAAAAAAATTCTGATGTTTTTCTTACCTCTGAAGGAGCTGTTGCAGTAAGGCCGGTGCGGAAGGTCAGGCAGGATTTCTAATCTGGTTTCAAAGTTACCCTCCTGCACATTTGGAGTAAAATAAAGAAGAATACAGAGATAAATCATAAATTTCACCTAAAGC from the Pelmatolapia mariae isolate MD_Pm_ZW linkage group LG20, Pm_UMD_F_2, whole genome shotgun sequence genome contains:
- the LOC134619227 gene encoding protein phosphatase 1 regulatory subunit 12B-like: MQSFVSRSYLTPVRDEEAESQRKAKSRHARQTRRLTQGMTLTDLKEAQKISSLEDGKNEDSSRLEDRSCLRMSLTDDRRVQPGVTEYTETTDVSLNWSQMDEEGNFETRLEILPDLPHRPYCNSSFRVGERWWRDENQNIADSAQLTFAAKHQQRRPCFDTEGSDYIAKPSVPSLSIAEPLAGCHRKLPKLKRAGRSRGLGVGEAEGPRG